The genomic region AGTTACAAGTAGCACATCAATACTTCTAGCATGGCAGGCACCAGAGTATGATGGAGGTTCGTCAATTTCAGATTATACAATTCAGTATAAACCTACCAATGACAGTGCATGGATAGTACTTAATGACGGCATTAGCACAAATCTTAATGCGACAGTAACTAGTTTGAGTCCTGGACAAAGTTATGATTTTCGTGTGTCAGCAGTAAACTCAAATGGAGCTGGACCTTATGCTGAAACAACTAAATTGTTAAGTATGCAAACCTTGCCTGGGGTTCCAGAAGGATTTTCTGCTACTGCCTACAATTATGTTGACGATGAAGTTAACACAACAATATATGCATTGCCAAGTTTGTCCTGGCAAGAACCACAACAGGGTAGCCCAATAGACTATTACACGTTACAGTTTAGGAAGAGTGGGGAGTCTGCTTGGCGTAATTATGTAGATGCCTCTATCGTCACTACAAATATAAACTTTGATTTTAGTTTTAGTAGTATGGATTTGCAGGATGTTAACAATAATACTCAAGAACAAATTGATTTATTAAATGAACTAAATCAAGCAATGATTCTTGGAGAAAGTTATGAATTTCGTGTTGCCGCAAATAATAACTTAGGACAGGGTTTATTTACTGATCCAATTAGCTTTGTTCCATCATTCACAACGAATGATTGCAGTGTTCTTCATGACCTACTTCAGATGTATGGTATAAAAGATCGAGATTCAGATGTGGCGCTGAATGCTCATTTTGTTTTATTACAAAACATAGACTGTTCTGATACGATTAATTGGAATAGTGGCGATGGATGGAGCCCTATCCCTAATGACCCGCAGTACGTATTTAATGGTGAATTTGATGGAAATGACCATTCGATTAACAATATGTATATCAATAATAGTACAGATATTGGTGTAGGTATGTTTGGTATTTTAAAAGATACAAATATAACTAATCTTTCGCTAATTAATAGTAACGTTAGTGGCCATATATATTATGACTCGGATGAAGGTGGTTCTGGATCGTATGTTGGCATTCTTTCAGGAATTGCAAGTTCAGATACTACGATTACGAACGTTACAGTTAGCGGTTCTGTATATTCCGAATGGTCTGCGGGTGGGGTTGTTGGGTATAGTGATAGCGATAATGCAGGCAACATAATGATTAATTGGGTAACATCGCACGCCAATGTAAGTGCTGCGAAAGGAACTTTTTCGGGTGGACCAGTTGGTGGTCTTGTTGGAATAAACTACGGCGGTGATAGAAGTCAAGGTCAATTTACGCAAGGTAAATTTGTTGTTGATACACAAGGAAATATTTACACCATTAATTCATCAAATTATAACAATAAAGTACTAAAATTTGATACATCGGGAAATCTAATAGACTCTTGGGGTAATGAAGGAAACGATCTTGATGAGTTTAATCAGTTTGCCCCAAATGATATTTCAATTGATGCACAGAATAACATATATTTCTCAGGGGTAAAAAAATTCAATAGTAATGGAGGATTTGAAGGTCAATATGGCAATTACTTAGGTTATGTATATGTTGATAATAGCGACAATATTTATGTGGTTGGTGAAACTGATTATTATAATGGAACACCACAAGCTATTCATAAAATCAATGCAGAGGGCACTTTGTTAGCATCTTTCTTTACCAAAGAAGAAGTTGTGGGCAGAGAAAATGCAAGCCCCAGTGATATAGTCGTTGGTCAAAACGGGGATATTTACGTAGCAGAGAGATATAGCAATCAAGTACGTCGATATGATAGTAATGGTATATATATTGGAAGTATTGAATTGGTTAATGGGAACAATGAGTTAATGATTACTAACGATAATCATTTATATGCACTAGGCAACGGCAGTATTAGCCAATATGATTTGCTCGGTAATCTTACATTGTCTATACCTTCATATTCATTGCCATCATATATGACAGCGGATGAAGATAGTAATATATACGTATCAAACAATTCAACACATGAATTGACAAAATATTCTCCTAGTGGGATTGAAGTTGGTTCGCTTGATGCTGGTTATAAAGCAGATGAAATTTACGCCCCTGGAAAGATTGTTATCCATGGAGAATATATGTATGTCGCTTCAGATTACGGGAAAGCAATAAAAATATTCAACAAAGATACCTTTTCATATATAAATAAGATTGATGGGAAAAAAGACGATAATCCTTACAAGACATTAATAGTAGATAGTTCTGCTAACGGGCAATTAAATGCTAAATATTCAGGTGGATTAGTGGGAGCTAATACCGGTAATGCAATAGAAGATGTATTTGAAGTGCCAGGCTTGGAATTACAACATACAAATGCTTCAGTTACAATTAATGATGCTTGTACTTTTGCTGGGGGGTTGATCGGACTCACCTTGGTCGGAACGCGTATTGAGGATTCTAGCTCAGGAGGTAATGTGTCGTGTAAGGGCGGAGATTTTCTTGATAGTTCAACATCAGTCGATATTTCCACAGGTGGATTGGTTGGAAGACAGCATAATTCTTCTTTGTTAAATATTGCAAATTCATCATTTAATGGGAATGTCTCCTCAAGAGCGTATAATTATTCTGATAATTTATCATACTCGGGTGGACTAGTTGGATATTCATACTCAACAGGAATGGAATATATCGATAGGTGGTCTCTTTTAATTCCCTCGAACTATTTAGGAATTTCGGGGGTATCAATTACAAATAGCTCCGCGAATGCTACTGTTCATACTGAATTAGCTAGATTTGGTGGCGGAGCAGGTGGCTTAGTAGGAAGGGCAACTGTTATCAATGTGGTTGGCTCAAGTGCTCACGGTAATACTCTAGTCGATCAAATATATGCAGATAATCTAACAGGTCCAACGTATAGCGCGGGTGGTGTAGTTGGAGAATCAGGAATATCTTCGATAACCTCATCTGATAGCGACAACCAGGTCACTGTTAATGCTACCGGAATGCAAGATCAGTCATACGCTATGCTATATGCAGGAGGTTATATTGGCCTTGGTGATATATATCAACATTTCAATCAATTAAATAGGGATGGAGATATTGTGATACATGGACGTAATGAATTACCGACAGATAATAATTCTTATGGCATAATAGCGGCAGGTGGCTTAGCTGGTCTTGCCATGAGTTACAAAGAGTCAACTATCGAAAACAGTACGTCTTTGAGCGATATATCTATAGATGGAGTCAGAGGTTCCACAAATATAAATATGAGTAAGTTTATTGGCGGTTTTGTGGGTGGCTTAGTTGGATTTGCTCAGAGTGACACAAACTATGTAATTAAGAATAGTTCTACTAGTGGTAATCTTGTGGGTACTGGCAACTCATCAAGTACACCAACCGATTTCATGCATTATTTAACCTCAGCAGGAGGTTTAATAGGACAATATCTTGGCTCAACTCTTAATCATAATACTACTATCACAGGTAGTTTGAATATTCAAAATTCGCAAAGTAGCTCTAATGTATCTGGAAAATCTCTTCCTATGAGCAGAGCGTATGCGAGCTATAGTGGAGGGGTTGGAGGTTTGGTCGGATCATTTACCTCAAGTGGGGGCAGTATTGAGCGTTCATTTTCACAAGGCGATGTCAACGGCACAAACGTAGGTGGCTTAGTCGGAAAGGCTGCATCTTATGGTGAGAGCTCGTTTTCAATCAATGATACGTACTCCACAAGTAACGTTGTTAGTTCTAATTTGATAGTCGATGCAGAAATTGATGATCAGTTAAAAAAGATTGGTTTTAGTGGATCTGCGGGAGGTTTGGTTGGGACAATAGCTGGCGTAGACATCAATAGTTCTTATGCATCTGGAAGGGTTGAGGCGTCTGGATCAGTTGATATGATTGGTCTTGGTGTGAATAATGTTATGGTTAGTCAATCATCAGATACTTCATTATCAAGAGTAATTTATGCTTTTAATAGCGTTGCTGGGGGGCTCGTAGGACGTTATATTCAGAATACACCAGTCGCCCAAGACGCATTATCTGGTAGTTATATAACAAAAAGTTTCGCGACCAGTAAACTAGTCAGCCCAAATGGTAGTGAGCAAGGTGCTATTATTGGCGAATATTTTGATTACGCAACAATAGCTAGTGTGATTAATCCTGAGTTTAATATTGATAATTTAGATATTGTTAGTACACAGGATTCGTTAAGTCATGTATATCATGATCGATTTGTAACAGATTCAAATATTTGTGGTAATGAGATCTATATAACGAGCTATACGCCAGCCATTCCTGAAAATAATATACCTGAAATTGTGACTTCTGACTTTCGTGATTCTTTTAGCTGTCACCCCATCAACACCGACGGCTCTCAACCTAACTACTTCAAGAACAATTCTACCAACCCCCCCTTGAATCAATGGAACTTCTCTACTATATGGAAGACTAACTGTACTAACTATCCAGACTTTGTAGGCTCAACCAACTGTAATCCATCCAACCCTCCAGAAAACCCAGGTAACGGCAATCCTCCAACCACCCCTACAACTCCAACCACCCCTACAACCCCAACCAATCCTCCAAAGACTCCTAGTACCACTAAACCACCTACTCCCACAGAATCAGACACCCCTTCATCTTCATCCAATAATCAGTACTACTCCAACCCTCAATCTACAGCACTACCAGCTCCCCTATCTAAAGTAGTCAAAGGTTCCTTCATGCAATCTCTAGTGAACTATACTGCTAACAATATACCTAAACCCGTAGCTAAAGCCATTCCATACAGCCTACTCATACTTCTACTAGCTCTCTCAGCCCTCTATGGCTATTCTAGCTATCTAGAAAACAAAAGAAGACAAGCTCTCCAAGCTCTCATCACTCGCTTTAAATCTCTACTATCGGCTAGAGCTACCTTCCTACGTATTACCTCCCACTACATCAATACACCGATCACTAAGATCCAAGGAACCATAGAACTACTAGCTATGGGTACTACTTCAACCACAACTGCTAATACCACAACAGCAAGTACCAACACCACAAACAATAACTCAAGTACTAACAATAACTCTACAGGCTCTAATACCAACCCTCCTACTAATACCAGCTCTACTCCTCCAAGTAACACTACTAGCTCTACCAGTAATCCAGGCACTACCTACACCCCTAACTCTAGCTCTCAGTCTGGTTCAGCTTCCGTAAACAGCTCTAGCAATCAGGCTAGTACCACCAGCTCCATCAGTTCTACTCCTAGCTCCCCTAATAGCATTAGTATACCTATTAATACTAACTCTAGCTCTCAGTCTGGTTCAGCTTCCGTGTTCACCTCAACCCTAGCCACTACAGCTACCACTCTAACTATCCCAGAAGCCTCTATCGTAGCCTCTAAGTCAGCCATCAAGAGTCTCACTAACCATGCCAATGAACTACTAGATGAAGGACAATCCCTCACCGGAAGACAACAAGCTAACATCAGAAACCTAGAACAAAGAAAAGGACTTAGCTTCCTAACCCATCCTTTCTTCTGGCTCCCAGTAGTAGTTATCTCTACCTTAGTAGTACTACTCAACATCATCTTCATTCAAGCTGAACGCTATACCCCTACAGCTATTACTATTGCTTCTCAACTTATCCTAGGCTTCGTTGGTGTTATAGCTTTAGGTGTCAGCTACTACT from Candidatus Nomurabacteria bacterium harbors:
- a CDS encoding BspA family leucine-rich repeat surface protein, producing MSGMFSSFNSDLSSWNTSNVTDMSGMFSSASSFNSDLSSWNTSNVTDMSGMFSSASNFNSDLSSWDTSNVTDMSWMFGGASSFDQSLASWNMGSVTSAESMFGDPVEYYITMLEAMAGVPASEWDNSVAESVMGPGATVDDLFAYLSSIVGAEVTQANYTDFMNIEMGLSTVNYDATLTGWSSQSLQSGVTFGAGDSNYCNSETQRQNIITNYSWTINDSGKDCNFELSAPRNLTAEVTSSTSILLAWQAPEYDGGSSISDYTIQYKPTNDSAWIVLNDGISTNLNATVTSLSPGQSYDFRVSAVNSNGAGPYAETTKLLSMQTLPGVPEGFSATAYNYVDDEVNTTIYALPSLSWQEPQQGSPIDYYTLQFRKSGESAWRNYVDASIVTTNINFDFSFSSMDLQDVNNNTQEQIDLLNELNQAMILGESYEFRVAANNNLGQGLFTDPISFVPSFTTNDCSVLHDLLQMYGIKDRDSDVALNAHFVLLQNIDCSDTINWNSGDGWSPIPNDPQYVFNGEFDGNDHSINNMYINNSTDIGVGMFGILKDTNITNLSLINSNVSGHIYYDSDEGGSGSYVGILSGIASSDTTITNVTVSGSVYSEWSAGGVVGYSDSDNAGNIMINWVTSHANVSAAKGTFSGGPVGGLVGINYGGDRSQGQFTQGKFVVDTQGNIYTINSSNYNNKVLKFDTSGNLIDSWGNEGNDLDEFNQFAPNDISIDAQNNIYFSGVKKFNSNGGFEGQYGNYLGYVYVDNSDNIYVVGETDYYNGTPQAIHKINAEGTLLASFFTKEEVVGRENASPSDIVVGQNGDIYVAERYSNQVRRYDSNGIYIGSIELVNGNNELMITNDNHLYALGNGSISQYDLLGNLTLSIPSYSLPSYMTADEDSNIYVSNNSTHELTKYSPSGIEVGSLDAGYKADEIYAPGKIVIHGEYMYVASDYGKAIKIFNKDTFSYINKIDGKKDDNPYKTLIVDSSANGQLNAKYSGGLVGANTGNAIEDVFEVPGLELQHTNASVTINDACTFAGGLIGLTLVGTRIEDSSSGGNVSCKGGDFLDSSTSVDISTGGLVGRQHNSSLLNIANSSFNGNVSSRAYNYSDNLSYSGGLVGYSYSTGMEYIDRWSLLIPSNYLGISGVSITNSSANATVHTELARFGGGAGGLVGRATVINVVGSSAHGNTLVDQIYADNLTGPTYSAGGVVGESGISSITSSDSDNQVTVNATGMQDQSYAMLYAGGYIGLGDIYQHFNQLNRDGDIVIHGRNELPTDNNSYGIIAAGGLAGLAMSYKESTIENSTSLSDISIDGVRGSTNINMSKFIGGFVGGLVGFAQSDTNYVIKNSSTSGNLVGTGNSSSTPTDFMHYLTSAGGLIGQYLGSTLNHNTTITGSLNIQNSQSSSNVSGKSLPMSRAYASYSGGVGGLVGSFTSSGGSIERSFSQGDVNGTNVGGLVGKAASYGESSFSINDTYSTSNVVSSNLIVDAEIDDQLKKIGFSGSAGGLVGTIAGVDINSSYASGRVEASGSVDMIGLGVNNVMVSQSSDTSLSRVIYAFNSVAGGLVGRYIQNTPVAQDALSGSYITKSFATSKLVSPNGSEQGAIIGEYFDYATIASVINPEFNIDNLDIVSTQDSLSHVYHDRFVTDSNICGNEIYITSYTPAIPENNIPEIVTSDFRDSFSCHPINTDGSQPNYFKNNSTNPPLNQWNFSTIWKTNCTNYPDFVGSTNCNPSNPPENPGNGNPPTTPTTPTTPTTPTNPPKTPSTTKPPTPTESDTPSSSSNNQYYSNPQSTALPAPLSKVVKGSFMQSLVNYTANNIPKPVAKAIPYSLLILLLALSALYGYSSYLENKRRQALQALITRFKSLLSARATFLRITSHYINTPITKIQGTIELLAMGTTSTTTANTTTASTNTTNNNSSTNNNSTGSNTNPPTNTSSTPPSNTTSSTSNPGTTYTPNSSSQSGSASVNSSSNQASTTSSISSTPSSPNSISIPINTNSSSQSGSASVFTSTLATTATTLTIPEASIVASKSAIKSLTNHANELLDEGQSLTGRQQANIRNLEQRKGLSFLTHPFFWLPVVVISTLVVLLNIIFIQAERYTPTAITIASQLILGFVGVIALGVSYYFYRSFQSQRQALLTEQEIEQEFNARQANFIADAYNKLNDDIIILEGVSQDLAKYPKVRNFNQGLNELKDIVSQLEKLSNLSKHVPGLQYHTNLSSTISTTLTNLRSLADQQNITITTNNIKPNQNVNIEANALTHLLSAPLKNAISASTAGSNIELSQSIHKANKSSQINKPNTVTTNPNNTNLPIQITITDHGKGIPPEQLNNIFTPFNSAHSLEHFTDTGLGLDLYLCKVITEQYNANLTITSQPGEGTTVIVGMG